In Rahnella variigena, one DNA window encodes the following:
- a CDS encoding TorD/DmsD family molecular chaperone, protein MNEFSIVCRVLGTLFYRQPQDPLLVPLFGLIQDGKLREHWPLEQDALLVRLQESANPEALAAEFNRLFVGSECAVSPFRSDYVDGANEMDVRTFLQQRGMPLGETPADHFGGMLLAASWLEDQSKEDEVSAQITLFDEYLFPWCGKFLGKVEAHATSGFYRTLSEISREALQAMRDELEEQLPPDLDDAEEDDQ, encoded by the coding sequence ATGAATGAATTTTCGATTGTCTGCCGCGTGCTGGGCACCTTGTTTTACCGTCAGCCGCAGGATCCGTTACTGGTTCCGCTGTTTGGTCTGATTCAGGACGGCAAGCTGCGCGAACACTGGCCGCTGGAACAGGATGCTTTACTGGTCCGTTTGCAGGAAAGCGCCAATCCTGAAGCACTGGCCGCTGAATTTAACCGTCTTTTTGTCGGCTCAGAATGCGCGGTTTCGCCGTTCCGCAGCGATTATGTTGACGGTGCAAATGAAATGGATGTGCGTACATTCCTGCAACAGCGCGGAATGCCTTTGGGGGAAACGCCTGCCGATCATTTTGGCGGTATGTTGCTGGCGGCTTCCTGGCTGGAAGATCAATCGAAGGAAGATGAAGTCAGCGCGCAGATCACGCTGTTCGATGAATACCTGTTCCCGTGGTGCGGCAAATTCCTCGGTAAAGTCGAAGCCCATGCCACCAGCGGCTTCTACCGCACACTGTCTGAAATCAGTCGTGAAGCCTTGCAGGCGATGCGTGACGAACTCGAAGAACAGTTGCCGCCGGATCTGGACGACGCTGAAGAAGACGACCAGTAA
- the grxB gene encoding glutaredoxin 2, whose amino-acid sequence MRLYVYEHCPFCVKARMIFGLKNIPVEIKVLLNDDEKTPVSMVGKKMVPVLQKADGGFMPESMDIVHYIDKSDGKPLLTGPLNASIAAWLRQVSEYTGRLLLPRFASAPLEEFSTPEARKYFSDKKQAASGSFAEHLQHSEGLVKKISQDLRALDKLIVEPNAVNGELSEDDINLWPLLRSLTIVQGIDWPSRVQDYRDNMAKQTQVNLLTRLAS is encoded by the coding sequence ATGAGACTTTACGTTTACGAACATTGCCCTTTCTGCGTGAAAGCACGCATGATTTTCGGTTTGAAGAACATCCCGGTTGAGATCAAAGTACTGCTCAATGACGACGAAAAGACGCCGGTTTCGATGGTGGGCAAAAAGATGGTGCCTGTCCTGCAAAAAGCCGATGGCGGCTTCATGCCTGAGAGCATGGATATCGTGCATTACATCGACAAAAGCGACGGCAAGCCGCTGCTGACCGGTCCGCTGAATGCGTCAATTGCCGCGTGGTTGCGTCAGGTTTCTGAATATACCGGACGTCTGTTGTTGCCGCGTTTTGCCTCCGCACCATTGGAAGAATTTTCCACGCCTGAAGCGCGTAAATACTTCTCCGATAAAAAACAGGCCGCCAGCGGCAGTTTCGCAGAGCATCTGCAACATTCCGAAGGTCTGGTGAAGAAGATCAGTCAGGATTTGCGCGCACTCGACAAATTGATCGTCGAGCCGAATGCGGTGAACGGCGAGCTTTCCGAGGATGATATTAATCTGTGGCCGCTGCTGCGTTCGCTGACAATTGTACAAGGCATTGACTGGCCTTCGCGCGTGCAGGACTATCGCGACAACATGGCGAAGCAAACGCAGGTCAATCTGTTAACCCGCCTCGCGAGCTAA
- a CDS encoding IS3 family transposase (programmed frameshift) yields the protein MAKPKYTLETRMAVVSHYLYGNDGTQRTAERFGVERTSVRRWVRAWQLHGIDGITWKNDRHSPAFRIAVVRTVLGEELSMREAAARFNISNETVVRHWVNVYKDAGENGLLSIKPGRRKGMTKPKKASPLTDEALEKLSPEELRAELRYLRAENAYLKKLKALGSKREKRQKAAIISELRRNYALSDLLRAAGMSRSTWYHNMNALKRVDRHAGLKDKIREIYHHHKGRYGYRRITLSLRKQGLLVNHKTVQRLMAEVSLRSLIRVKKYRAWKGEAGKAASNILSRDFSASKANEKWVTDVTEFSIQGKKLYLSPVLDLFNREIISYSLSERPVMEMVNTMLRDAFAKLSPEDAPLLHSDQGWQYRMAAYQAKLKAEGITQSMSRKGNCLDNAVMENFFGTLKSECFYLSQFGSLRELREAIEGYIHYYNNERISLKLKGLSPVEYRTQALKAA from the exons ATGGCGAAGCCAAAATATACCCTCGAAACCAGAATGGCTGTGGTCAGCCATTACCTCTACGGCAATGACGGGACACAACGGACCGCAGAACGTTTTGGTGTCGAAAGAACATCCGTTCGTCGCTGGGTCAGAGCCTGGCAATTACACGGTATTGATGGCATTACCTGGAAAAATGACCGCCATTCTCCGGCATTCCGGATTGCTGTTGTCCGGACTGTTCTCGGTGAAGAACTTTCAATGCGCGAAGCTGCCGCACGGTTTAATATCTCAAACGAGACCGTCGTCCGGCACTGGGTTAATGTCTATAAAGACGCTGGTGAGAATGGACTTCTGAGCATAAAACCCGGCCGGAGAAAAGGCATGACAAAACCCAAAAAAGCATCCCCACTTACCGATGAGGCGCTGGAAAAGTTATCTCCCGAAGAGCTGCGGGCTGAGCTCCGTTACCTGCGTGCAGAGAATGCCTACCTAAAAAAGCTAAAGGCCTTAG GTTCAAAGCGAGAAAAACGGCAAAAAGCCGCAATAATCAGTGAGCTAAGGCGTAATTATGCGCTTAGTGACCTTCTGCGTGCAGCGGGGATGTCCCGCAGTACGTGGTATCACAATATGAACGCGCTGAAGCGAGTGGACAGGCATGCCGGACTGAAAGACAAAATCAGAGAGATATACCACCATCATAAAGGGCGTTATGGTTACCGCAGGATCACGCTCTCACTGAGAAAGCAGGGGCTGCTGGTGAACCATAAAACAGTACAGCGGCTGATGGCAGAGGTGTCGCTCCGGTCGCTTATCAGGGTGAAGAAATATCGCGCCTGGAAAGGGGAAGCGGGCAAGGCAGCCTCCAACATCCTGAGTCGGGACTTCAGTGCATCAAAAGCCAACGAAAAGTGGGTTACGGATGTTACAGAGTTCTCGATACAGGGTAAAAAGTTGTACCTGTCACCGGTTCTCGATCTTTTTAACCGGGAAATCATCTCATACAGCCTGTCGGAAAGACCGGTGATGGAAATGGTGAATACCATGCTGCGTGATGCGTTCGCAAAGCTCAGTCCAGAAGATGCCCCGTTGTTGCACTCGGATCAGGGTTGGCAGTATCGAATGGCAGCCTATCAGGCAAAATTAAAGGCAGAGGGCATAACGCAAAGTATGTCGCGTAAAGGAAACTGCCTGGATAATGCTGTAATGGAGAACTTCTTCGGTACGCTGAAATCGGAGTGTTTTTACCTGAGCCAGTTCGGGAGTCTCAGGGAACTGAGGGAGGCGATAGAGGGATATATCCATTACTACAACAACGAAAGAATAAGCCTGAAATTAAAAGGCCTGAGTCCGGTAGAATACCGAACCCAGGCCCTGAAAGCCGCTTAA
- a CDS encoding Gfo/Idh/MocA family protein has product MSKLRIGVIGLGGIAQKAYLPVLSHAENWTLAGGFSPNQQKAQAVCDSYRMACFSRIDELASQCDAVFVHSSTASHFEVVVQLLAQGVHVYVDKPLAAELDQAEQLVEQAHKAGKALMVGFNRRFAPLYRQLKENMQDAASLRMDKHRTNSVGPNDLRFTLLDDYLHVVDTALWLAGGNATLESGLLQINEADQMLYGEHHFLCGETLVTTSMHRRAGTARESVQAVTEGAVYQLDNMQIWRAEQQDILTQLPVPGWQSTLAQRGFVGAIEHFVDCVSNQTAPETSGEQAIYAQAMIEKILNS; this is encoded by the coding sequence GTGAGTAAATTACGAATTGGTGTAATCGGGCTTGGCGGAATTGCGCAGAAAGCGTATCTGCCAGTGCTGAGCCACGCTGAAAACTGGACGCTGGCAGGCGGATTTTCTCCGAATCAGCAAAAAGCACAGGCCGTTTGTGACAGTTACCGTATGGCCTGTTTTTCCCGTATAGATGAACTGGCCAGTCAGTGTGATGCGGTTTTCGTTCACAGCAGCACCGCCAGCCATTTCGAGGTGGTCGTGCAGTTGCTGGCGCAGGGCGTGCATGTGTATGTCGATAAACCACTGGCGGCAGAACTTGATCAGGCTGAACAGCTGGTAGAACAGGCGCACAAGGCAGGCAAAGCGCTGATGGTCGGTTTTAACCGCCGTTTCGCGCCGTTGTATCGCCAGCTCAAAGAGAACATGCAGGATGCGGCGTCATTACGCATGGATAAACACCGGACCAACAGCGTCGGACCAAACGATCTGCGTTTCACCTTGCTGGACGATTATCTGCACGTGGTTGATACCGCACTGTGGCTGGCGGGTGGAAATGCCACTCTGGAAAGCGGTCTGCTTCAGATTAACGAAGCAGACCAGATGCTCTACGGCGAACACCATTTCCTGTGCGGCGAAACGCTGGTGACGACATCCATGCACCGCCGTGCGGGAACTGCCCGTGAGAGTGTTCAGGCGGTAACGGAAGGCGCGGTGTATCAGCTGGACAATATGCAAATTTGGCGCGCGGAACAGCAGGATATTCTGACGCAACTGCCGGTGCCGGGCTGGCAAAGTACGCTGGCGCAGCGCGGATTTGTCGGAGCGATTGAACACTTTGTCGATTGTGTGAGCAATCAAACTGCGCCGGAAACCAGCGGTGAGCAGGCAATTTATGCGCAGGCGATGATCGAGAAAATTCTGAATTCTTAA
- the murJ gene encoding murein biosynthesis integral membrane protein MurJ encodes MNLLKSLAAVSSMTMFSRVLGFARDAIVARVFGAGMVTDAFFVAFKLPNLLRRIFAEGAFSQAFVPILAEYKTQQGEEATRTFIAYVSGLLTLVLAIVTVLGMIAAPWVIYITAPGFVDSPDKFALTSSLLRITFPYILLISLASLVGAILNTWNRFSIPAFAPTFLNVSMIGFALFAAPYFHPPVLALAWAVVAGGLLQLGYQLPHLKKIGMLVLPRLNLKDAGVWRVMRQMGPAILGVSVSQISLIINTIFASFLVSGSVSWMYYADRLMEFPSGVLGVALGTILLPSLARSFSSGNHGEYNRLMDWGLRLCFLLALPSSVALGILAKPLTVALFQYGKFSAFDASMTQRALVAYSVGLMGLIVVKVLAPGFYSRQDIKTPVKIAIITLLMTQVMNLAFIGPLKHAGLSLSIGLAACLNASLLYWQLRKQDIFQPQPGWRTFLIKLFVAVIAMSAALLGMMYVMPAWDVGGMAYRLARLAAVVAVGVVAYFAVLGLLGFRVKEFARRLD; translated from the coding sequence ATGAATCTACTTAAATCTTTGGCAGCCGTCAGTTCCATGACGATGTTTTCACGTGTATTAGGTTTTGCCCGCGATGCCATTGTGGCACGTGTATTTGGCGCCGGAATGGTCACAGACGCCTTTTTTGTGGCGTTTAAACTCCCCAACCTGCTGCGCCGTATTTTTGCCGAAGGGGCATTTTCTCAGGCTTTCGTGCCGATCCTGGCTGAGTACAAAACGCAGCAGGGCGAAGAAGCCACCCGCACCTTTATCGCTTACGTTTCCGGCTTACTGACGCTGGTTCTGGCGATTGTCACCGTTCTGGGCATGATTGCCGCGCCGTGGGTGATTTATATTACGGCGCCGGGCTTTGTTGATTCACCGGATAAATTTGCGCTAACCAGTTCGCTGCTGCGTATTACTTTCCCGTATATCCTGCTGATTTCACTGGCATCGCTGGTCGGTGCGATACTCAATACCTGGAACCGTTTCTCGATACCGGCGTTTGCGCCGACGTTCCTGAACGTCAGCATGATCGGTTTTGCGTTGTTTGCCGCTCCGTACTTCCATCCGCCGGTGCTGGCGCTGGCCTGGGCGGTGGTGGCTGGTGGTTTGCTGCAACTCGGTTATCAGCTGCCGCATCTGAAGAAAATCGGCATGCTGGTGTTGCCACGTCTGAATCTGAAAGATGCCGGTGTGTGGCGCGTGATGCGTCAGATGGGACCCGCTATTTTGGGCGTTTCCGTCAGCCAGATTTCCCTGATCATCAACACGATCTTCGCGTCATTCCTGGTGTCCGGTTCCGTTTCATGGATGTATTACGCTGACCGCCTGATGGAGTTTCCTTCCGGCGTGCTGGGCGTGGCGCTGGGCACCATACTGCTGCCGTCACTGGCACGCAGTTTCTCCAGCGGTAATCATGGCGAATACAACCGCCTGATGGACTGGGGCTTGCGTCTGTGCTTCCTGCTGGCGCTGCCAAGCTCTGTCGCACTGGGCATTCTGGCGAAACCATTGACGGTCGCCTTGTTCCAGTACGGTAAATTCAGTGCGTTTGATGCCTCGATGACGCAACGTGCGCTGGTGGCGTATTCCGTCGGCCTGATGGGTCTTATCGTCGTGAAAGTGCTGGCACCGGGCTTCTATTCCCGTCAGGACATCAAAACACCGGTGAAAATTGCCATCATTACCTTGCTGATGACGCAGGTGATGAACCTGGCCTTTATCGGACCGCTGAAACACGCGGGACTTTCCCTGTCGATTGGTCTGGCAGCTTGCCTGAATGCTTCGCTGCTGTACTGGCAATTGCGCAAGCAGGATATCTTTCAGCCTCAACCGGGCTGGAGAACGTTCTTGATCAAACTGTTTGTGGCAGTGATAGCGATGTCCGCGGCACTGCTGGGCATGATGTATGTGATGCCAGCGTGGGACGTGGGCGGTATGGCATATCGTCTGGCGCGTCTGGCAGCGGTGGTCGCGGTGGGCGTGGTGGCGTATTTTGCCGTACTCGGACTGCTGGGCTTCCGCGTGAAAGAATTTGCGAGACGTCTGGATTGA
- the rimJ gene encoding ribosomal protein S5-alanine N-acetyltransferase codes for MFGYKSAVPKVRLTTDRMVLRLVHDRDAHRLAEYYAENRAFLKPWEPVRDESHCYPSGWQARLGLITEMQKQGSAYYFILLDPDENRVMGVANFSNVLRGSFHACFLGYSLGQEWQGKGLMQEALQTLIRYMQRQQKMHRIMANYMPHNKRSGQLLERLGFEREGYAKDYLLIDGKWQDHVLTALTWQEWTPPSR; via the coding sequence ATGTTTGGCTACAAATCTGCCGTGCCAAAGGTGCGGCTTACCACTGACCGGATGGTTCTGCGCCTGGTTCATGACCGTGATGCGCACCGGCTGGCTGAATACTACGCCGAGAATCGTGCGTTTCTGAAACCCTGGGAGCCGGTCAGGGATGAAAGCCATTGTTATCCCTCCGGATGGCAGGCGCGTCTGGGGCTGATTACCGAGATGCAAAAGCAGGGCAGCGCCTATTACTTTATTTTGCTCGATCCCGATGAAAACAGGGTGATGGGTGTGGCGAATTTCAGCAACGTACTGCGTGGCTCTTTTCATGCCTGTTTCCTGGGATATTCGCTCGGTCAGGAATGGCAGGGCAAAGGCCTGATGCAGGAAGCGTTGCAGACGCTTATCCGCTATATGCAACGCCAGCAAAAGATGCACCGCATCATGGCGAATTACATGCCGCACAATAAACGCAGCGGTCAGTTACTGGAGCGTCTCGGTTTTGAACGTGAAGGTTATGCGAAGGACTATTTGCTGATCGACGGCAAGTGGCAGGATCACGTGCTGACAGCATTAACCTGGCAAGAATGGACACCCCCGTCCCGATAA
- a CDS encoding lipoprotein — protein sequence MTKRFLGAAVLICASLLAGCNQLTQYTISEQQVNDYLQKNNNFEKQLGVPGLVDAKLILTNLSSQIGRAEPGIVTLTGDAHVDISSLFGPQKADMRLTLKAHPTYDREKGAIFLRDMQVVDYTIKPEKMDNVMKGLMPYLNNSLNTYFNQRPAYVLNGDHSKGEAMAKKLAKGIEVKPGQLVIPFTD from the coding sequence ATGACAAAGCGATTTCTGGGTGCCGCAGTCCTGATATGTGCCAGTTTACTGGCCGGTTGTAATCAGCTGACGCAGTACACCATCAGCGAGCAGCAGGTGAATGATTACCTGCAAAAGAACAACAACTTCGAGAAACAGTTGGGTGTTCCCGGACTGGTAGATGCAAAACTGATCCTGACCAATCTCAGCAGCCAGATTGGTCGCGCAGAACCCGGCATCGTGACCCTGACAGGCGACGCGCATGTTGATATCTCTTCATTATTTGGCCCGCAAAAAGCCGATATGCGCCTGACCCTGAAAGCGCATCCGACGTATGACCGTGAGAAAGGCGCCATTTTCCTGCGTGATATGCAGGTGGTGGATTACACCATCAAGCCGGAAAAAATGGATAACGTGATGAAAGGCCTGATGCCTTATCTGAACAATTCACTGAACACCTATTTCAATCAGCGTCCGGCTTATGTGCTCAATGGCGATCACAGCAAAGGCGAAGCGATGGCGAAGAAACTGGCGAAAGGGATAGAAGTGAAACCGGGGCAGTTAGTGATACCATTTACTGATTAG
- a CDS encoding YceH family protein, producing the protein MKHELSAREARVVGCLLEKQLTTPEQYPMTLNGLTTACNQKTNREPVMELSESEVQQTLDLLLRKHIIRTLSGSRTMKYEHRFCNSEFGNLKFSPQEVAVVTTLLLRGAQTPGELRTRTNRLHDFSDVAEVEQTLTELTNREDGPFCVRLAREPGKRESRFMHLFSGEVSNVAGAAEETLFSSAPESADLTARVETLEAEVAELKQRLENLLQHLAD; encoded by the coding sequence ATGAAACACGAACTCAGCGCCCGGGAGGCCCGTGTCGTGGGCTGTTTGCTTGAAAAACAACTCACCACGCCAGAACAATATCCGATGACCCTCAACGGCCTGACCACGGCCTGCAATCAGAAAACTAACCGCGAACCGGTCATGGAACTGAGCGAGAGTGAGGTGCAGCAGACGCTGGATTTACTGCTGCGCAAGCACATAATCCGCACCCTGAGCGGCTCGCGCACCATGAAGTACGAGCATCGTTTCTGTAATTCCGAATTCGGTAATCTCAAATTTTCCCCGCAGGAAGTGGCGGTGGTCACCACGCTGTTGCTGCGCGGCGCACAAACGCCCGGTGAACTGCGAACCCGCACTAACCGTTTGCATGATTTCTCTGATGTTGCCGAAGTAGAACAAACCCTGACTGAACTGACGAACCGTGAAGACGGCCCGTTCTGTGTGCGTCTGGCCCGCGAACCGGGTAAACGCGAGAGCCGGTTTATGCATCTTTTTAGCGGAGAAGTCAGCAACGTGGCCGGTGCCGCTGAAGAGACATTATTCAGTTCAGCGCCTGAAAGTGCAGATCTGACTGCGCGAGTAGAAACGCTGGAAGCAGAAGTCGCTGAGCTGAAACAGCGTCTGGAAAATTTGTTGCAACACCTGGCTGATTAA
- the mdtH gene encoding multidrug efflux MFS transporter MdtH yields the protein MSLVSQARSLGKYFLLLDNALVILGFFVVFPLISIRFVDQLGWAAMAVGLALGVRQLTQQGLGIFGGAIADRFGAKPMIITGMLLRAAGFATMAMADQPGILVGSCILSGLGGTLFDPPRTALVIKLTRPHERSRFFSLMMMQDSAGAVIGALIGSWLLQYDFHYVCWAGAAIFCLAAACNAWLLPAYRISTMRTPMREGMMRVLRDRRFLAYVLTLTGYYMLTVQVMLMLPIAVNDVAGSPSAVKWMYAIEAVLSLAFLYPIARWSEKRFRLEQRLMFGLLIMTLSLLPVGLVTSINPLLLLIGFFYIGSIIAEPARETLSASLADSRARGSYMGFSRLGLALGGVIGYTGGGWMYDTGRALQLPQLPWFLLAVVGFITLTGLYWQFNLRRIEPAMLSGG from the coding sequence ATGTCTCTGGTATCACAAGCTCGGAGCTTGGGTAAGTATTTTCTGTTATTAGACAACGCGCTGGTTATTTTAGGCTTTTTCGTGGTTTTTCCGTTGATCTCGATCCGATTTGTCGATCAGCTTGGCTGGGCAGCGATGGCCGTTGGTCTGGCGCTTGGCGTTCGTCAGCTTACACAACAGGGATTAGGCATTTTTGGCGGAGCGATTGCTGACCGGTTCGGCGCAAAACCGATGATTATCACTGGCATGTTATTACGTGCGGCGGGCTTCGCCACCATGGCGATGGCCGATCAGCCGGGGATCCTGGTCGGCTCCTGTATTCTCTCCGGCCTCGGCGGCACGTTGTTTGATCCGCCACGTACCGCGCTGGTGATTAAACTGACCCGTCCCCACGAGCGCAGCCGTTTCTTCTCCCTGATGATGATGCAGGACAGTGCAGGTGCTGTGATTGGCGCACTGATCGGCAGCTGGCTGTTGCAGTACGACTTTCATTACGTCTGCTGGGCCGGAGCAGCCATTTTCTGTCTTGCCGCAGCCTGTAACGCCTGGCTGTTACCTGCTTACCGTATTTCCACCATGCGTACCCCGATGCGCGAAGGCATGATGCGCGTGTTGCGCGACCGCCGTTTTCTGGCTTATGTCCTGACGCTCACCGGCTATTACATGCTGACCGTGCAGGTCATGCTGATGCTGCCTATCGCGGTCAATGATGTCGCGGGCAGTCCGTCGGCGGTGAAATGGATGTATGCCATTGAAGCCGTGCTGTCACTGGCATTTTTATATCCGATTGCCCGCTGGAGCGAAAAACGCTTCCGCCTCGAGCAGCGCCTGATGTTTGGATTGCTGATCATGACACTCAGCCTGTTACCGGTCGGACTGGTTACCTCAATCAATCCGTTATTATTGCTGATCGGCTTCTTCTATATCGGTTCCATCATTGCCGAACCGGCGCGTGAAACCCTCAGCGCATCACTGGCGGATTCCCGCGCACGCGGCAGTTATATGGGCTTCAGCCGTCTCGGGCTGGCACTCGGCGGCGTGATTGGTTACACCGGAGGCGGCTGGATGTACGACACCGGCCGGGCGCTGCAACTGCCTCAGTTACCATGGTTTCTGCTCGCCGTTGTCGGCTTTATCACCCTCACCGGTTTGTACTGGCAATTCAATCTCCGCCGCATCGAACCGGCCATGCTCAGCGGGGGCTGA